The segment CACGGTTGGGGTGGTTTCAACGATAGGAAAAATTAAAGGTTCTCCCCAAGTTTGCTTATGAGTTTCCTTGGCAAATTCTTTAACATAATTTACTACTTCACTAATAGATTTTACTTCTTTATAGTCTAAAGATTGACGTAAAGTTTCTAACGCATCAGCAGTAATTTCAATATCAATATATCCAGTAATTGTAGAATTAATAACCCAAGTATCTCTCCCTGTATCGCTTGTTCCTTTAGTAAACCCATTAGCTAAAAAATCTAATAAACATTGACATCCCCCTGCATTTTTATCTTCTTTAGTTGCTTGTAAAATGACTAAAAATCTCACATGGGGGTTCGCTAATAAATTGCGAATTAAAGGACTAATTCCCCTGGTAGGACTATATAAATTACCAATAACTGCATAGTCTTCAGGGTTTAATTGTTTAGCAACTGACTGTTTAACTGTCCATCCCGTAATAACAGCAGTCTGTCCATAACCACAAATCAATTGATTTGGTTTATAATGGGGGGTGTAAGTGAATTGATAATTAGAAGATGCTAAGGTCATAGTTGTTCAACCGTGAATAAATAATAATAATAGGTTTTTAAAAACTTATTAGCTAACTATAATAGAGTTTAACTAATTAAAACCTAACTGTTAGCTTATCTTAAGCTTTGTTGGAGAATACTTTCTGGGTATTGTTATCTTCACCCATATAGTCAGGGTTTAAAATTTCGATTTTAGTAAAAGGACAAACTTCAGGGAAAGTATCAAGACTTAAACAGGTTTCTGCTTCAGCATATTTTCTAGCATTTTGATAACATTGATCAAGTACTTCATCAAAGTAGGGTTGAAAACTAGGAATCTCCTCTAAGTCTTCTAACATTCTATTACGATGTTCAAGGATAGAACATTCCCAACTTCCTGTCCTTTTATTGGGTTGATGTTTCCATTTTAATAGGTGCATTAATAATTGTTCTAAATTACTGCGTAATCCTTTTTTTTCACTTCTTCCTATTGCTTCAATTTCTTCAATTAAGTTTTCAATATCTAATTGATCTAACTTTTTTTGTTTAAGTAACTCAACCGTTTTCTCTAACCAGAGATTAAAGTCAGTTTCATAAAGAGTTTTAACGGCTTTCATGGTTATTGTCTCTCATCTAATACCGTCTTGATTATAGCATCATAATTTTTGAACGTTTAAAAAGGAATAGGTTGATCTTGTTGATAATTACCTAAAATTTTAGTTAAATAGATTTCTGCTTTTTGTAATTCCGTTCCTAAATACATCCCGTGTTCAACTTGTAGAGTTAGGACAATGTCAAGCAATTTCTTGATACAGTTTACACGCAGTTTTACCCGAATAGTCCCTGTTGTTTTAAATCGATGGTTGGGTTGACGCAAAGAAACCCAACCGACAAAAACGGCTACCAAAAAGCCAGGTCATAACCCTGGCTTTTTAGGTCTGCGCTGTCTTGATTCAACAGCCGTCTGGCCCACAGAAACTGTGTCCGTACAGTACCTCCGCGTCACAGATATAGATCATGCCTGCATAATTGAGGAAAAACTTCACTCCGACCTGGTCCGCAATATTCTCGGCCATATCGCGATCGGGGGTGAGTACCTCGAACTTTATATTCGCCTGAGTGTCGGAAACGTTGGGTTGTCCTGACGAGCGCACATTGCGACTGCCTTTACCCCCAGTCTCCAAAACAGTATAACCAGTCGCCCCGGCTTCCTCAATGATCTGGGCGACCTTTTTCAGCAGAATCTTTTCCGTGATGATGACGAGCTTTTTGGCTGGCTTGGCCATGTTAGTTATCTCCTTAAATTATGTATATTAATCTATTTGGTGTCTCCTCGCTCCCTTAGCCCGGCAGACCGCGACCCGTCTGGGATTAGAAACCGCCGATCGCCTGCGCGAGTCCGACGAAGAACGGTATACACAAGCCGATCGCCACTGGCGTACCGATGGCTGTGGACGCGCCGATGTAGGCGGAGGGATTAGCCGACGGAATACCAGCCCGCAACGTGGGTGGGCCGGAGATGTCTGAACTAGAGGAGGCAATGACAGCCAAGATCACAACGCCGCCCATGCTGAATCCCATAGTGTAGTGGGCAATCATGCCGAGGCCGAAGGCAAGCAGCCCATGAATAAACGGTGCTGCCACGCTATACACAACGTACCATTGGGCTACCTTGCGGAGTTCGCCAATCCTTGACCAAGCTTCCATCCCCATGACCAGCATCAAGATCGAAAGCAAGCCGCGAAAGGGGGGATCGTAGAAGCCTTTATAGACACTTTCCGGCTGGGTGAGTATGCCAAGAGCGAGGCCTAACAACATTGCCGATAAGGCAGGACCCCGAAGGCTTTCCTCAATGATCGGCCAGATCTTGACCCGATTATCTTCAGGCTGTTGTTGGCTGACATACTCCTGTCGGCTGCTCGGATAATCCCCTGCTGCAACGGGCTGCTTGCTCAGAGACTCCTGCATGACAGTGGCTTTACGCTTCTTCTTGTTAAGATAAATGTTGGCCACAACAATCGCAGTTACGAGTGCCGGGATATCCATAAAGGGATAAAGTGCGCCAGCCCATGCCTCGTAGGGAATTTTTTGTTCTTCGAGTACCGTTAGTCCTGCAGCCATGGTAGAACCACTCACAGCTCCAAATAACCCTCCAGTGGCGATCGCATCAACGACATTGACCTTTGGCAGCTTGGCCAAGGTATAGCGCGCGATGAAGACAACAACAATCCCTACTATTACAGCACAGATCATGGGTAACACCATCTCCGTCAGGTTGGAATTACGGATGGCAATTCCACCGGTCAGACCGATTTTGGTGAGTAGCATGAAGACAATGATCGTACAAATCGACTCTGGGATTACCAATTCGCTTCCGAGAGCGGCAATGACCATCCCACCAATCAAAAAGGCGAGTGTTGGGGACTGCAACTGAATAATGAAGTCCTTTACGAAAAGGGACAAAAAATCCACGAATACCTCCTTACGCCTCCTCTAATGAGGAGTATTGTAATAAATTGAACTAATGGCTAAATGAAATTTAAACAGTAAGAGTGATGTACTTTACCAGGATGTGTTTAACTTTACGCTATTGTGGACACTCGCGTTTATTGAGCTATTAAAAGATCTACATAGACATTTATCTATGGTTTTTGGCTTTTCCCCAGAGCCGAGTCAAAATATTCTGTGCTATCTAAAACAATTAAAATTTTTCCTAGGACTTACGCCTTGAGAACCCCAATCTGACAGAACAAGATTAGTGAAATCCTCCCGACGCTGATGCTATGGCGTAAGCTATTGTGCATTTAAACTGGGTATAGTGGAAATCAGTAAAAATTGGCAATTCCTCTCCCCCTCTCCCTCTCCCCCCCTCTCCCCCTCAATCTCAACGACCAAATTAAATGATGAACAGCTTACAGCGCGGGCTTCTCACCTCACTTAAAAAGTATTATCAAGATAATGAACGATTTTGTGATGAATGCTTTCTATTGTTTCAGTTCCGTCTAATTTTAATAGTCTTCCAGTATACTTTGCAAAAATAGACTTATAATTGTGTTTAACCTGTTTTAACTTTGCTTCGGTTTCATAAACTTCCCTAAAAGAAGCATTACTCAGTCTGGAGATAGCGACTTCTAGATTAATATCAATATAAAAGACAATATCAGGGTTAGGAAACCTTTGATTTAACCCTGCAACAAAGTCAAATTCCTCTTGTGTATTACAGTTATACGCTAAAGATGAAAAATAATAACGGGTAGCTATCACATGACTGTGTTCTTCCTTCATTAATTTATAGACTCCATCGACATCATTATAGAGATGATAATGTCTGTCTGCCGCAAATAAATAAGCCATTTGTTCATCAAAATTGTGTTTATTTTTTATGGCAATAATTTGACTTTGCATTGCTTCGCGGATTAATTTTCCAATGGGTCCATCGGTAGGTTCAGAACTAATAATGGCTGATTCTTGTTGATGAATAAAGTAGTTTTTTAATAATTCTGCTTGGGTTGATTTTCCAGCTTTGTCAATTCCTTCTAATACAATAAATAAAGGTTTCATAATTGCCTTAATGAAAAGCTTTTTTATTATAGCATTTGTCACTCTGATGAGGTACACTTAACACCTAGATGCTTGAAGGGCATGGAAACCACGCCCCTACTTTGTACCTCACGAGCATGGGAATTGCCATATATAGGATTGAGGATTAAATTGTAGATAGCATTATCAACAGACAATGGGTTAGGAAAGCATCCTACTAAGCAACTCTGACTAAGACCCTTTCTCCACTCAATTTAACGGGATAAACTTCCAAAAACATTCCAGGAGAAGTCAAACATTCTCCCGTTGCTAAACGATACTTAAACCCGTGATGGAAGCAAGTTAAAATCCCACTTTCTACCTCTCCTGTATCCAATGGCATTGCTAAATGATTACAACTGTTACGATAACCGATAACCTGACTCTCTTTGCGCGTTAAAAGTAACTTTAACCCTTCAAATTCTAACGGTAAAATTCCCCCATTAGGTATCTCATCAAGCGTTGCTAAAGCTACCCAACCTACATCTTGAGAAGAAGCGAAAGGACTCTGAGAATGTCCATCCTTATTAACCGTTACAGAAGTATTAACCGAAACCACCTGAGTAATTTCAGGACAATAGGTTTTAATCGCTTGTTCTACCCCTTGTTTCATAGTTAAGGTAGAAGCAGGACAATTACTACAAGTTCCGATTAATCTAACCTCTACTGTATCAGGAAATTTAATCGCAACCAATTCCACATCTCCGTGATGACTTTTTAACCCTGGACGAACTGTTTCTAACGCTTGTTGTATGCGTTCTTCTAACGTCGGAGTCGGAGGTTTAATTAATTGATGATAACGCAACAGTCCATAAACAATTTCATCGTCAACTGCATGACGTAAAGCATCCATAGACTCTTGTTTAACACTACGAATTAAACGAGTTAACCCCTCCTTATGTAATTCCTCAACCGCTTCCTTTAATCTCTCAACAACTACTTGCTGATTATGATCCCATCCAGCTATTATTGCCTCATACCGACTAATTTCTTGAACTAAAGTTTCTAACGTTTGTGCTTTTTTAGATATAGAACTAGCTTGACTCATAATAATTATTTAACTCAAAAAAATCTGGAAAATTTGGCTTTAACTCTCTCTGCAACTCTGCGTGAAATTTGAAAAAAGGGCAAAATTAAACCTAACCTTACCCTTTTTTAGTCCTATTTCATCTTCACATCTTTCAGTAAAAACGGCATAACTATCCCCGTCACCAAACTAGAAATAGCAATGACAAGACCTAAATTTAGTCCCGTTTCTCCCAACCCAACCAATAACAACAAACCCATCAACACTCCAAAGGAAAGCTGACGATAAAAATAGCCAGGGTTACGCAATAACTTCCCCTTAAAAAACAACTTTGTTGAATACCAAGCAACTTCTAACATTGACCTTAACTCCTAGACTAATTTCAACACAATTAAACCAATAGCAGCAACGGGAATCACTCCCGCAGGACCGAATAAACTCCCCATTGTTGCTGCTAACTCATACCCTAACTCTTTACCCGCAAGCAATATTCCTCCAACAGCACCACCAATCATCGAAATAATGGTTGCTATCATCAACCAAAACAGTCCTGTTAAGAGAGTAATTTCCCCCGTCATCAGACTACTTAAAAAGTCATGAATCATCGGATTACTTCCTAAATTTCCTAACATTTCAGTCATGTTTTTATCCCTCCTTGGGTGAATCGATAATCAATCATTAAACAGGTTTAACTTTCCAGTTCCCTCTCAATTTCCCGCAACGCATTTTCTACTACCTCAGCGCGTTCCCATTGTCCATATTGACTAAACAGTTTGTAAGCTTCTTGATAGTAGATTTTTGCTTGCAATAAATTACTGCGATTTCCTTTTTCGGGATGCTCAATATCATCGGGTAAATTAAATAAAACATTGGCTTTATTCGAGATGGTATTGGCATATTCAATCGGTGTATCTTGTGAAGTGCGAACCTTTAAAGCCTCATCATAAGCTGCGAGGGCTCTGAGGTTGTTTTCCACCCGATGGGTACTGGGAAGGTATTGCAGGGCATTAGCCAGGTTATTCTGTAACATGGCGTATTCACTGGGATGGTCAATCAATGTCACCCATTTCAAAGCAGCCTCAAAGGACTGTACGGCCATTGCTTGACGCATTTCTTCCCCTTCTGGAGTTAGGGGCATAGAAAGATAGGCGATCGCAATGTTATTCTGTAAAATGGCGTATTCTTGGGGATAACTCTCGCCATTAAAGACCCGTATCGCTTTCTGATAGGCTTGGATAGCTGCTTGCATCGTCCCTTCTCGAAAAGGAACCAAACCCTGAATCACTACCCCTAAATTCATTTGCGCTTCGGCTACTTCTTCGGGGGAAGCGTGTTCTTCAAGAATAGGTAAAGCCGTTTCATAAGCCGTTTTGGCTTCTAATAATAAGACTGAATCTTCACTTGGAATTGTTCTTAAAGCCGTCCCCATTCCTGATAGACACCTAGCTTTTAATAAAGGATAGTCAGGAGAACATAATTCTAACCCCCGACGATAAAGGAAAATGGCATCTTCTAAAGGTTGAGAATTTTTGGGCTTTTTTTGTAATCCGGCTGCCATTTCTATCAACATTTCGATCTTTTCTGGCAAGGTAGCTGTGTCAGATTCAATGGCATTTAAGGCAGCTTTTACGTTTAAATCACTGAAGGTTGTCGTCACTGGTTTAATGTCTCGTAATCAGTTAACAAAAGAGCGATATTCTTACTCCAACATAGGAAAAATAACTAATGAAAATTTAAAAATTCTGTAGCGGTTGAATCGCTTAATTTTGATCCAGACTTAAATGGTATGATTCTTCGGTAAGTAACGGACTCAAGTTAATGGGTATATCTTCATTCATTCAACCAATAAGTTTAGGTTTAAGGGCTGTTTCTTTGTCTTTTTTTAATAGTTAACTCCAGACGCATGATTTTGTTTAATTGTCAACTCGCTTCAAGAATCTTCATACACAATTTAGTACATTTGCTCAAATTAGTCCTCAGGTGGCACTCAATTAGGTAACAAACGCTTAAAAAATAGCAATTTTATAGTTATTTTGTACTTAATATTCAGACAAAACAAGACTTTTGGCTTGTTTTTGAATTTTAGACAAACGTACTGAAGATTTTTATTTTACCAGATTGGGGTCAAATGGCGCAATCTCGTTACTTATTGAGAATAATTCTTAGACATTGCGTTATGTAAAGGGTGAGGATTAATCGAAATTTTTCAAGACAAAGACTTTTAATATAAGTTTTATTGATTACAGGGAGTCAAAAGTGATATCTTCATAAATCTCACCCAAAGGTATCTCTAAGTCAAAAGAAGTCAACTTCAACGTATCAGTTGCAGAATAATAATTCGTTAACAACCAAGATTGTTGATCTTGCTTGATATAATGTTTGACATGATAACGATATTGATCGACTAAAATATATTCTTGAAATGTTGGAATTGAGCAATAGTAATTAAACTTATCTCCTTGATCATAATTGTTTGTACTTTTGGATAAAACTTCAATAATTACGGTGGGATTAATAATAGTGTCCTTTCGATTATCCACTAAAATAGGCTGTCCCTTAATAACCATAATATCAGGATAGGTATAGACTTGAACGGCTGGAATCCATAAGCGTAAATCTACCAGATAAACCTTATAATCTTGTCCCCGCAAACCCAATTTAAGGTAACTAGCAACATTAAGGGTAATGGCATTATGGTTAGGAGTACCACCTGTCATAGGGATAATTTCTCCCTTAATATATTCATGCCTAATCTCAGCCGTTTCTTCTTGGGCTAAATACTCTTCCGATGTATAATAACTGGTTGGAGTAGCAGATACCATCACTGTTCAATTTTCTCTAGAGCATTGCAATAAGTGACATTCATAAGGTTTAGGGGGGATGGCAACAGTATAAGCAAGAAAATTATAGGTTGCTAGGATAGAATATTGATGGTAACTTCCCCCAAAAGTTTCTGTTAGACTCTGTTGAGAGGGTAATGTTTCTGAGTCTTCTACAATCAAATACTTATCGATTCTTTGACGACTGATAGTAGAATTGGTGTAGAGAGTATGTCCCTTGTCTAAAATATCCTTACTTTTTCCTTTATTCTCATTAAATAAAGCATAATTTTTGTAGGCTATTCGCGTTAAATTTGCCAATTCCCAAGGGATATCTTCTTCAAAATCAGAAGAAACTAATAACTTTACCTCTGGTTTCTCTGTTAAATCCTTTTCTAATTGTTCTTCGCCTTTTGTTAAAGGTATTTCAATTCTTTTCATGGCTTTTATTCTCCGGATTTTGATATATTGGGATATCAAGGTAACTTTCTTAAAAATTCCTCGGTCAATTTCATCAACGCTTTAGAGCCTGTAGAACTAGGCATCGCAGCAACGACTGGCATAAACGTATCCACTGCTTTAGCCACATTAACATCCATCGGGATTGAAGTACTAAACAATTGACGGGGAGTAAAATCCTGTTCAACCCGTCGCATCACACGATTATAATAACGACTCAATAAACCCCCACCAGAAGCAATAAAAACAATGCCTAATAAATTAAGATTTAAGGGGTCAGTATGTTGATGACTTTCTTTGAGTTTAGCAATACGTCTTTCTAACAATTGCATTCCCACAATGGATAAAGGTTCAGGACGCGCTGGAATAATATAATAATCACTCGCAGCTAGGGCACTACGAGTTAACAGATTATACCCTGGAGCACAATCCATAATGACAAAATCATAGTATTCGCTAACAGATTCAATAATCTTTTTAATTAACACCCGTTCAAAATGATTCCAGACCGTTTCAAAGTTTGGATTATTAACAATGGCTGCCTGTTGGTGAAGAGTTTCTGAGACAATATATTCATCATATAATTCTAAATCTCCTGGTAATAAATCCAACCCTTCAATATTACAAATATAGGGTTGAATAATATCATGAATATCCAGTTTACTGTAGGGATTTGGTTGAATAATATTATCAAGTAAATAACTCAAAGTCCGCCGTTTTTTGCGCGTATTGGCAAATTCATGGGGAGACATTAAACTCAGGGTGGCACTAATTTGAGCATCTAAGTCTAATACCAGTACCCGTTTTCCATGATATTTTGCTAAACAAGTCGCTAAATTAACCGTTAGGGTGGTTTTACCCACTCCCCCTTTCATATTAACGGTACTAATAACTAATCCCATTGATACAATCCTTTTTTGATGCAATACACCGCTAGGAGAAAGGCAAAAGTTGACGACAAGATAACTTTCCCCTATTTTTAGACGGTATGGACGGTGTTTCAACCTGAAAACCTCGCTATCCTAATCATACAAGACCTTTGAGCATTCCTGTCGTTAAGTAGGTGAGCATAATTAAACAAACAAGATCTGTAGGGTAGAGCATTGCCCCACCCTACGTTTATTGATAACCACTTACAGGATTCGCATTCTAGATCCCACGACTAAAGCGCGTGGGAGTGTCAATTAACAATCAATGACTTCTTCACGATCGCCCGCTTCTTGCCATAATTGATAGAGGAATAATTCAGCGCGATCGCTCAATTTAGAGACAAACAACCCCTCGTCTCCATCAGGTTCAGAGGTTAACCAAGTCCCTTGTAAAACCACCTCAACCCACTGGCGATCGCAAACATTCACCGCTAAAATTTCCCCGACTTGGGTTTGAGAGGCTTTCACCAATTCGTCCAAATGGGTTAAATCAGACGGCAGTAAAAAAGCTGCGGTACTTGGTTGTACTAATAATTCTGTTCCAGATCGCACTGCTAATACAACGCGATTGGTTAACCATTCTTCCACCCCTTGGGTTAGCAATTCGAGATCAAATCCATTTTCAGTATAAATTAATTTCAACATCGGTAGTTGCTCCTAAAAAACCCCCCGCTTTCGACTAGGGAAAGCGGGGGGTAAAGTAAACCTTGAAAAGTTTGATTTTTACCAGGGAACAGGGTTAAGTTGCCTGTTATACCCGCTAAGTTGGGTTAGGAATAGATAATGGTTAAGGAAATTATTATTACCCTTTGGGGGATAATCTCGATCTGATTTAGTCTGTAGTCCAAAGCTTGTCCCATTAGCCGTACCTACGGTCTGTTCATTGCTACCTATTGCTAAGCATTCCCCATTAAGAGTCAAAATTCGCCACGGGAAAGGGCAATTGAAGGTTAAGTGACCAAGAAAAGAGAAGTGCTGCATAAACATAGGTATTTTCGACCGTGCTAAAGCTGACTTTTTTATACTACACTTGTATTACGAAAATGTCTACCCTTTTGGAGAAAAAAATTATGGCAACTGTACCACGAACCACAACAACAGAAATGGAAGTCACTAGCATCCGCTTAGAGAGAGTACTCAAAGAGAGACTCAAAGAACTCTCAGGAAACCAAGGTTATCAGGTGTTAATCAGAGATATTCTTTGGAATTATGTCCAACAGAAGTCAGGAGAGTATCGACCGCAATTTGCAGCTTCGGATATTCGTGTCACCCTCGAAGCAACGGCCAAAAAGGATGAAAGTTGCGTTTTAACGGGTAAATTAATCCCAGAAAACCAAAAAATGCTACTAGGATTAACCATTTATGGAGATTTAGTTCCCTTGAGTCTGGATAGTTTAGCTAGTTAGAAGTTACGAAGGTGTGGGGGAGTGGGGGAGGTGGGGGAGATGGGGAGGGTGGGGGAGATGGGGAAAATGATTGATAACCGACAGAAACGCTAGAAGAGGATGATTTTCCCCGAAGAATTTTTAGAAAATCTCCCCTTTACTCAAGCGCGTTTTGATTGGCTATTGCGACGGCTTCAAAATCTTTAAGAATTATTTTTTTAGATTGAGAACGTTTAAACTCGGTTTACGCGATTCCAACCACCGAGGCAGAATTAGGGAAATAATCACTAAAATCAGAGCTAAAATCCCAAATTGAGTCGTCCACTCAATAAGTTGATGCAGGGGAATGAGCCGACCACAGAAATAGGAAAGCGTCACCATAATGGTAGCCCAAATAGCAGCCCCACCAAAATTACAGAGCAAAAATTGACCGTAGGGCATCTGGGCAATTCCGGCCATGGGTCCGGCGAAAATCCGTAATAAGGTCACAAAACGCCCAAAAAATACGGCTCTAGGCGCGTTTTTACTAAATTGATCCTTAGCGTCTTCGAGTTTTTCTAAAGGAATCCTGAAAAAAACCCCAAATTTGACTAAAAAAGGCCAACCCCCTAAGCGACCAAGCCAATAGCCAACATTATCGCCAATTACTGCCCCTGCGATCGCACTTCCTAAAACTAGCCAATAGTTCAAGTCACCACTTCCGGCCAGAACACCCCCCACAATGGTAATGGTTTCCCCAGGAATGGGGATTCCGGTATTTTCTAGGGCAATTCCTCCAAACACAGCCCAATAGCCGTATTGATGCGCAATTTCTTGAATATTATCTAACGAGAGCAATTCTAAAGACATTGATGCCTAGCTTTACAAAGATTTACTTTATCTTCATATTCTGACGTAAAACTAGAAATAGTGTCAATTGAAGAGGGGAACAATTTAACGTAGGGGCGTGGTTTCCACGCCCGTAAACTTCATCAGACTGAGAAATGCTATAAGTCAAAGGCAACGCCAGAAGAAAAAATGATATCTTATGAATCATTTCTGATTGCTATATTAATACAGTTCGTATTTCAGTAAAGTACAAGGAAGGGAACCATTATAAACAGTTAGACGGCTAGATGTTCTAAGTCCTATTTGTTTACTTAATGCCTTATTTGCTGTGAGAATATAAGCAGTCCAGCCTTTAAAACGCTGTTTAAGAATATCCCCCAATAACTTATACAAAGCTCCCAATTCTTCTGTGTTACCAATGCGTTTACCGTAGGGAGGATTACAAATTATGATTCCTTCGGTTGTGGGAGGTTCAATTTTTTCTAAGCTTATTTGAGCTAATTTAATCTCTTTATCAACCCCACAAGCAGTTGCATTACTTCGCGCTTGTTGGATAACTGATAAATCTTTATCACTGCCAAAAATCGGGTGTTTAATCTTAGCTAATTGTTGATTTTTAGCTTCAGTAACTATTTTGTTGTAGAGGGATTGATCAAAATCTTTCCAATGCTGAAAACTAAAGTGATTTCGATATAACCCTGGAGCAATATTTAAGGCTTTTAAAGCTGCTTCTATCGGTAAAATGCCTGAGCCACACATGGGATCTAAAAAAGGTAAATTACCGTCCCAATTAGCCATCGCTAATAAAGCTGAAGCTAGGGTTTCTTTTAAGGGAGCTAAACCCATTGCTGGCCGATATCCTCGACGATGTAAACTCTCTCCAGAACTGTCTAAACTCAAAAGACAATGATTTCCATTAATATGAGCATTAATAATAATATTAGGAGCATTAAGATCAATATCAGAGCGTTGCTTAAAAACCCTGGTTTGTTGGTCAACAATAGCATTTTTAATCTGTAATGCCGTAAAATGAGTGTGGTTTAAATTGTTATTACTGCCTGTA is part of the Rippkaea orientalis PCC 8801 genome and harbors:
- a CDS encoding sodium-dependent bicarbonate transport family permease; the encoded protein is MDFLSLFVKDFIIQLQSPTLAFLIGGMVIAALGSELVIPESICTIIVFMLLTKIGLTGGIAIRNSNLTEMVLPMICAVIVGIVVVFIARYTLAKLPKVNVVDAIATGGLFGAVSGSTMAAGLTVLEEQKIPYEAWAGALYPFMDIPALVTAIVVANIYLNKKKRKATVMQESLSKQPVAAGDYPSSRQEYVSQQQPEDNRVKIWPIIEESLRGPALSAMLLGLALGILTQPESVYKGFYDPPFRGLLSILMLVMGMEAWSRIGELRKVAQWYVVYSVAAPFIHGLLAFGLGMIAHYTMGFSMGGVVILAVIASSSSDISGPPTLRAGIPSANPSAYIGASTAIGTPVAIGLCIPFFVGLAQAIGGF
- a CDS encoding alr0857 family protein; its protein translation is MLKLIYTENGFDLELLTQGVEEWLTNRVVLAVRSGTELLVQPSTAAFLLPSDLTHLDELVKASQTQVGEILAVNVCDRQWVEVVLQGTWLTSEPDGDEGLFVSKLSDRAELFLYQLWQEAGDREEVIDC
- a CDS encoding NifU family protein, with protein sequence MSQASSISKKAQTLETLVQEISRYEAIIAGWDHNQQVVVERLKEAVEELHKEGLTRLIRSVKQESMDALRHAVDDEIVYGLLRYHQLIKPPTPTLEERIQQALETVRPGLKSHHGDVELVAIKFPDTVEVRLIGTCSNCPASTLTMKQGVEQAIKTYCPEITQVVSVNTSVTVNKDGHSQSPFASSQDVGWVALATLDEIPNGGILPLEFEGLKLLLTRKESQVIGYRNSCNHLAMPLDTGEVESGILTCFHHGFKYRLATGECLTSPGMFLEVYPVKLSGERVLVRVA
- a CDS encoding ParA family protein, with translation MGLVISTVNMKGGVGKTTLTVNLATCLAKYHGKRVLVLDLDAQISATLSLMSPHEFANTRKKRRTLSYLLDNIIQPNPYSKLDIHDIIQPYICNIEGLDLLPGDLELYDEYIVSETLHQQAAIVNNPNFETVWNHFERVLIKKIIESVSEYYDFVIMDCAPGYNLLTRSALAASDYYIIPARPEPLSIVGMQLLERRIAKLKESHQHTDPLNLNLLGIVFIASGGGLLSRYYNRVMRRVEQDFTPRQLFSTSIPMDVNVAKAVDTFMPVVAAMPSSTGSKALMKLTEEFLRKLP
- a CDS encoding DUF4346 domain-containing protein, whose protein sequence is MVAVFVGWVSLRQPNHRFKTTGTIRVKLRVNCIKKLLDIVLTLQVEHGMYLGTELQKAEIYLTKILGNYQQDQPIPF
- a CDS encoding THUMP domain-containing class I SAM-dependent RNA methyltransferase codes for the protein MTKTYFATVSSGLEEIAAKELETLGAKEVKPDFTGVHFQGDKELLYRINLWSRIIFRVLVPIEEVKSYNATQLYKSVQKINWSEYLEPDQTFRVNCTGSNNNLNHTHFTALQIKNAIVDQQTRVFKQRSDIDLNAPNIIINAHINGNHCLLSLDSSGESLHRRGYRPAMGLAPLKETLASALLAMANWDGNLPFLDPMCGSGILPIEAALKALNIAPGLYRNHFSFQHWKDFDQSLYNKIVTEAKNQQLAKIKHPIFGSDKDLSVIQQARSNATACGVDKEIKLAQISLEKIEPPTTEGIIICNPPYGKRIGNTEELGALYKLLGDILKQRFKGWTAYILTANKALSKQIGLRTSSRLTVYNGSLPCTLLKYELY
- the tmk gene encoding dTMP kinase, translating into MKPLFIVLEGIDKAGKSTQAELLKNYFIHQQESAIISSEPTDGPIGKLIREAMQSQIIAIKNKHNFDEQMAYLFAADRHYHLYNDVDGVYKLMKEEHSHVIATRYYFSSLAYNCNTQEEFDFVAGLNQRFPNPDIVFYIDINLEVAISRLSNASFREVYETEAKLKQVKHNYKSIFAKYTGRLLKLDGTETIESIHHKIVHYLDNTF
- a CDS encoding Uma2 family endonuclease gives rise to the protein MVSATPTSYYTSEEYLAQEETAEIRHEYIKGEIIPMTGGTPNHNAITLNVASYLKLGLRGQDYKVYLVDLRLWIPAVQVYTYPDIMVIKGQPILVDNRKDTIINPTVIIEVLSKSTNNYDQGDKFNYYCSIPTFQEYILVDQYRYHVKHYIKQDQQSWLLTNYYSATDTLKLTSFDLEIPLGEIYEDITFDSL
- a CDS encoding DedA family protein, whose amino-acid sequence is MSLELLSLDNIQEIAHQYGYWAVFGGIALENTGIPIPGETITIVGGVLAGSGDLNYWLVLGSAIAGAVIGDNVGYWLGRLGGWPFLVKFGVFFRIPLEKLEDAKDQFSKNAPRAVFFGRFVTLLRIFAGPMAGIAQMPYGQFLLCNFGGAAIWATIMVTLSYFCGRLIPLHQLIEWTTQFGILALILVIISLILPRWLESRKPSLNVLNLKK
- a CDS encoding P-II family nitrogen regulator, with product MAKPAKKLVIITEKILLKKVAQIIEEAGATGYTVLETGGKGSRNVRSSGQPNVSDTQANIKFEVLTPDRDMAENIADQVGVKFFLNYAGMIYICDAEVLYGHSFCGPDGC
- a CDS encoding DUF29 domain-containing protein, with translation MKAVKTLYETDFNLWLEKTVELLKQKKLDQLDIENLIEEIEAIGRSEKKGLRSNLEQLLMHLLKWKHQPNKRTGSWECSILEHRNRMLEDLEEIPSFQPYFDEVLDQCYQNARKYAEAETCLSLDTFPEVCPFTKIEILNPDYMGEDNNTQKVFSNKA